Proteins encoded together in one Monomorium pharaonis isolate MP-MQ-018 chromosome 8, ASM1337386v2, whole genome shotgun sequence window:
- the LOC105833914 gene encoding acetylcholine receptor subunit alpha-type acr-16 — MRLSCTIYTAITLILFSSIVLYASGTERSPIWNHTWTDRLKQDLFVKYDKFARPTQYFNTTVVKFDITLLYVDVDDFKSTITVNGWANHMWIDEKLKWDPAKYGNIKHIHVGSHEVWQPDILLYHSGTAGTVEHYGDTACIIFNNGRVLWVPPAQFVGLCELDLRLWPFDTQICNMTFGSWTYHGEQIDMRLSESENMERMYVKNAEWKLIDLTKSREAVIYSCCPEPYINLNFKMTLKRNSALYCSILLMPAAAIVFLVLVTFWLPPQSEMKISVAACTILIIAIFLGFLGLKVPLTATPPLIVYFYSGCLCLETISLVLSIMVINMSKRVYCKPLPRNIRLCLLSWPGKLLGLSDLISVIESRRPMPSQELRGKLTEESTTNSTSNISDDGDRQNIISPTKNTTQLEWILAGTAMDRIAFVLFCLILATMAIVCIG, encoded by the exons GGTCCCCCATATGGAATCACACTTGGACCGATCGGCTGAAGCAAGATCTATTCGTAAAATACGACAAGTTCGCCAGGCCGACGCAATACTTTAATACCACAGTCGTCAAATTCGACATTACTTTGCTTTATGTCGATGTG gACGATTTCAAGTCTACCATCACCGTCAACGGATGGGCTAATCAT ATGTGGATAGATGAAAAACTCAAATGGGATCCCGCAAAATACGGAAATATCAAACATATTCACGTAGGGAGCCACGAGGTATGGCAACCAGACATTCTGTTGTATCACAg TGGCACTGCGGGTACAGTTGAGCATTATGGTGACACGGCCTGCATCATCTTTAATAACGGTCGAGTGTTATGGGTGCCACCGGCGCAATTTGTCGGACTTTGCGAGTTAGATCTTCGTCTTTGGCCCTTTGATACTCAGATTTGCAATATGACGTTCGGCTCTTGGACATATCATGGCGAACAAATCGATATGCGATTAAGCGAGTCCGAAAACATg GAACGTATGTACGTGAAAAATGCAGAGTGGAAATTAATAGATCTGACCAAATCGCGTGAAGCAGTCATCTACTCCTGTTGCCCGGAACCATACATCAATCTAAATTTCAAGATGACTTTAAAAAGGAATTCAGCGCTTTATTGTAGTATATTGCTGATGCCTGCTGCCG CAATAGTTTTCCTGGTTCTGGTTACGTTTTGGTTACCACCTCAAAGTGAAATGAAGATCAGCGTTGCGGCCTGTACTATATTAATCATCGCCATATTTTTGGGCTTTCTCGGCCTTAAAGTACCATTAACTGCGACTCCTCCGCTCATAG tttatttttatagtggCTGCCTCTGTCTAGAGACAATATCGTTAGTATTATCAATAATGGTGATCAACATGTCAAAAAGGGTTTATTGCAAACCACTTCCAAGAAATATTAGGCTATGCTTATTAAGTTGGCCTGGAAAACTGTTAGGACTCTCCGATCTCATAAGTgtg atcGAATCGCGACGGCCTATGCCAAGTCAGGAGTTGCGCGGCAAACTTACAGAGGAGTCCACTACTAATTCGACATCTAACATTTCCGACGATGGAGATCGGCAGAATATAATTTCACCAACGAAGAACACCACACAACTCGAATGGATTCTTGCGGGCACGGCTATGGATCGTATAGCTTTTGTATTGTTCTGTTTGATTTTAGCAACAATGGCAATAGTGTGCATAGGCTAA
- the LOC105833913 gene encoding galectin-4 isoform X3 encodes MCKAAGNIALHFNPRLDRGYIVRNTKVRGSWEDEETCSPAGSSGCIFRRNTYIHLMIFCTNDAFQIAVNGEHFCAFYYRLPLEDITALQINGTIEDVRIRQLNLFVYPDPNICRPSRTLVLTIEEPLVDFLDVPITVDIGSNFRIGSRLFIAGRLKLLPHSFYVNLQKGKTIYPHPVILLHLNPRFLYGTSTPYVVMNCWNNGAWGHEERHQGHLSWMPGRDFLLTIRCEYEGYTIWLANKMIGEFKHRLQSSIADTLRISGDVVLYQLSMSYA; translated from the exons ATGTGTAAGGCAGCTGGAAATATTGCTCTCCATTTTAATCCACGACTAGACAGAGGATATATTGTCAGGAACACAAAAGTACGTGGATCTTGGGAGGATGAAGAGACTTGTTCGCCTGCAGGTTCAAGCGGATGTATTTTCCGCCGAAATACCTACATACACCTTATGATTTTCTGTACAAATGATGCATTTCAg ATTGCAGTGAATGGTGAACACTTTTGTGCCTTTTACTACAGATTGCCTCTTGAAGATATAACAGCTCTTCAAATTAACGGAACCATCGAAGACGTTAGGATTCGTCAGCTTAATCTATTTGTATATCCAGATCCTAATATCTGCAGGCCATCTCGAACATTGGTCCTGACAATCGAAGAACCGCTTGTGGATTTTCta GACGTTCCAATTACCGTAGATATTGGCAGCAATTTTCGTATCGGTTCTCGTTTATTTATTGCCGGAAGATTAAAGCTACTGCCACACTC GTTTTATGTGAATCTACAGAAGGGTAAGACCATTTATCCTCATCCCGTTATACTGTTGCATTTAAATCCGCGTTTTTTATACGGCACCAGCACACCATACGTTGTCATGAATTGTTGGAACAATGGTGCATGGGGTCACGAGGAACGACATCAAGGCCACTTGTCCTGGATGCCTGGTCGTGACTTTTTACTCAC CATTCGCTGTGAATACGAGGGATACACAATATGGCTGGCTAATAAGATGATCGGAGAATTTAAACACAGATTACAATCATCAATCGCGGATACTCTACGAATCTCTGGTGATGTTGTGCTTTATCAACTTAGTATGAGTTACGCTTGa
- the LOC105833913 gene encoding galectin-4 isoform X2 codes for MSSLSNDTVTLARQEAFKDFSYFDEETVPANIHKSIPLQSLKATSAIILTGYIPENASRFSVNLMCKAAGNIALHFNPRLDRGYIVRNTKVRGSWEDEETCSPAGSSGCIFRRNTYIHLMIFCTNDAFQIAVNGEHFCAFYYRLPLEDITALQINGTIEDVRIRQLNLFVYPDPNICRPSRTLVLTIEEPLVDFLDVPITVDIGSNFRIGSRLFIAGRLKLLPHSFYVNLQKGKTIYPHPVILLHLNPRFLYGTSTPYVVMNCWNNGAWGHEERHQGHLSWMPGRDFLLT; via the exons ATGTCATCATTGTCCAATGATACTGTCACCTTAGCGAGACAGGAAGCGTTCAAGGACTTTTCCTATTTTGATGAGGAGACTGTGCCCGCG AATATCCACAAATCGATTCCGCTGCAATCATTAAAAGCGACATCCGCCATCATTCTCACTGGATACATTCCTGAAAATGCATCcag gTTTTCGGTGAATTTAATGTGTAAGGCAGCTGGAAATATTGCTCTCCATTTTAATCCACGACTAGACAGAGGATATATTGTCAGGAACACAAAAGTACGTGGATCTTGGGAGGATGAAGAGACTTGTTCGCCTGCAGGTTCAAGCGGATGTATTTTCCGCCGAAATACCTACATACACCTTATGATTTTCTGTACAAATGATGCATTTCAg ATTGCAGTGAATGGTGAACACTTTTGTGCCTTTTACTACAGATTGCCTCTTGAAGATATAACAGCTCTTCAAATTAACGGAACCATCGAAGACGTTAGGATTCGTCAGCTTAATCTATTTGTATATCCAGATCCTAATATCTGCAGGCCATCTCGAACATTGGTCCTGACAATCGAAGAACCGCTTGTGGATTTTCta GACGTTCCAATTACCGTAGATATTGGCAGCAATTTTCGTATCGGTTCTCGTTTATTTATTGCCGGAAGATTAAAGCTACTGCCACACTC GTTTTATGTGAATCTACAGAAGGGTAAGACCATTTATCCTCATCCCGTTATACTGTTGCATTTAAATCCGCGTTTTTTATACGGCACCAGCACACCATACGTTGTCATGAATTGTTGGAACAATGGTGCATGGGGTCACGAGGAACGACATCAAGGCCACTTGTCCTGGATGCCTGGTCGTGACTTTTTACTCACGTAA
- the LOC105833913 gene encoding galectin-4 isoform X1 produces MSSLSNDTVTLARQEAFKDFSYFDEETVPANIHKSIPLQSLKATSAIILTGYIPENASRFSVNLMCKAAGNIALHFNPRLDRGYIVRNTKVRGSWEDEETCSPAGSSGCIFRRNTYIHLMIFCTNDAFQIAVNGEHFCAFYYRLPLEDITALQINGTIEDVRIRQLNLFVYPDPNICRPSRTLVLTIEEPLVDFLDVPITVDIGSNFRIGSRLFIAGRLKLLPHSFYVNLQKGKTIYPHPVILLHLNPRFLYGTSTPYVVMNCWNNGAWGHEERHQGHLSWMPGRDFLLTIRCEYEGYTIWLANKMIGEFKHRLQSSIADTLRISGDVVLYQLSMSYA; encoded by the exons ATGTCATCATTGTCCAATGATACTGTCACCTTAGCGAGACAGGAAGCGTTCAAGGACTTTTCCTATTTTGATGAGGAGACTGTGCCCGCG AATATCCACAAATCGATTCCGCTGCAATCATTAAAAGCGACATCCGCCATCATTCTCACTGGATACATTCCTGAAAATGCATCcag gTTTTCGGTGAATTTAATGTGTAAGGCAGCTGGAAATATTGCTCTCCATTTTAATCCACGACTAGACAGAGGATATATTGTCAGGAACACAAAAGTACGTGGATCTTGGGAGGATGAAGAGACTTGTTCGCCTGCAGGTTCAAGCGGATGTATTTTCCGCCGAAATACCTACATACACCTTATGATTTTCTGTACAAATGATGCATTTCAg ATTGCAGTGAATGGTGAACACTTTTGTGCCTTTTACTACAGATTGCCTCTTGAAGATATAACAGCTCTTCAAATTAACGGAACCATCGAAGACGTTAGGATTCGTCAGCTTAATCTATTTGTATATCCAGATCCTAATATCTGCAGGCCATCTCGAACATTGGTCCTGACAATCGAAGAACCGCTTGTGGATTTTCta GACGTTCCAATTACCGTAGATATTGGCAGCAATTTTCGTATCGGTTCTCGTTTATTTATTGCCGGAAGATTAAAGCTACTGCCACACTC GTTTTATGTGAATCTACAGAAGGGTAAGACCATTTATCCTCATCCCGTTATACTGTTGCATTTAAATCCGCGTTTTTTATACGGCACCAGCACACCATACGTTGTCATGAATTGTTGGAACAATGGTGCATGGGGTCACGAGGAACGACATCAAGGCCACTTGTCCTGGATGCCTGGTCGTGACTTTTTACTCAC CATTCGCTGTGAATACGAGGGATACACAATATGGCTGGCTAATAAGATGATCGGAGAATTTAAACACAGATTACAATCATCAATCGCGGATACTCTACGAATCTCTGGTGATGTTGTGCTTTATCAACTTAGTATGAGTTACGCTTGa
- the LOC105836152 gene encoding glycogen phosphorylase, whose amino-acid sequence MSMPNSDHEKRKQISVRGIVDVENVGNFKKTFNRHLHYTLVKDRNVATSRDYYFALAHSVKDNLVSRWIRTQQHYYEHDPKRVYYLSLEYYMGRSLQNTMINLGIQGACDEAMYQMGLDIEELEELEEDAGLGNGGLGRLAACFLDSMATLGLAAYGYGIRYEYGIFAQKIKNGEQIEEPDDWLRYGNPWEKARPEFMLPVNFYGHVIDTPEGKKWVNTQVIFAMPYDSPIPGYKNNVVNTLRLWSAKSPIEFNLKFFNDGDYIQAVIDRNLAENISRVLYPNDNFFEGKELRLKQEYFMVAATLQDIIRRYKASKFGSREHHRTDFRTFPDKVAIQLNDTHPSLAIPELMRILIDVEKLSWKEAWDITTRTCAYTNHTVLPEALERWPTSMLESILPRHLQIIYEINHLHLQEVAAKWPDNMDRIRRMSLIEEEGEKRVNMAHLSIVGSHVINGVARLHSEILKDSVFRDFYELTPEKFQNKTNGITPRRWLLLCNPNLSDIIEEKIGSEWTVHLEQLEQLKKWAKDPVFQRNVVKVKQENKLRLTQLLEKEYGVRVNPASIFDIQVKRIHEYKRQLLNCLHVITLYNRIKRDPSAHFVPRTVMIGGKAAPGYHLAKKIIKLICSVANVVNNDPIVGDKLKLIFLENYRVTLAEKIIPAADLSEQISTAGTEASGTGNMKFMLNGALTIGTLDGANVEMAEEMGNENIFIFGMTVEEVEALQRKGYNAYDYYNKLPEAKQCIDQIQGGFFSPNNPNEFQDIADVLLKWDRFLLLADYESYINMQDHVSKVYQDESKWVEMAIHNIASSGKFSSDRTIAEYAREIWGVEPNWQKLPDPHEPRDI is encoded by the exons ATGTCAATGCCAAATAGCGATCACGAGAAGAGGAAGCAGATTTCGGTTCGTGGCATTGTCGACGTCGAGAATGTCGGAAACTTTAAGAAAACCTTCAACAGACACCTTCATTACACCCTAGTGAAGGATCGCAACGTCGCCACGAGCCGTGATTACTACTTCGCCCTGGCTCACAGTGTCAAGGACAATCTCGTGTCACGATGGATTCGCACTCAGCAGCACTATTATGAGCATGATCCCAAG AGAGTGTATTATCTGTCTTTGGAATATTATATGGGAAGATCTCTACAAAATACGATGATCAATTTAGGGATACAAGGAGCCTGCGATGAAGCTATGTATCAG ATGGGCTTAGATATAGAAGAATTGGAAGAACTTGAGGAAGATGCTGGACTTGGTAACGGAGGACTTGGTCGTTTAGCTGCCTGCTTTTTGGACAGCATGGCTACTTTAGGTTTAGCTGCTTATGGATACGGTATACGTTACGAGTATGGTATATTTGCACAGAAAATAAAGAATGGTGAACAGATAGAGGAACCTGACGACTGGCTTAGATATGGCAATCCTTGGGAGAAAGCTCGACCAGAATTTATGCTACCTGTGAATTTTTACGGTCACGTGATTGACACCCCGGAAGGCAAGAAATGGGTAAATACGCAg GTCATTTTTGCCATGCCCTACGATAGTCCAATTCCCggctataaaaataatgttgttaATACATTAAGGCTATGGTCTGCAAAGTCACccatagaatttaatttaaagttct TTAATGACGGTGACTACATACAGGCCGTGATTGATCGTAATCTGGCGGAAAATATCTCTAGAGTTCTTTATCCCAATGACAATTTCTTCGAAGGCAAGGAGCTTAGGTTGAAGCAGGAATATTTTATGGTAGCCGCTACTCTGCAGGACATTATCCGAAGATACAAGGCCAGCAAGTTTGGCTCGAGAGAGCATCATAGAACTGATTTCAGAACTTTCCCTGATAAAGTAGCTATCCAACTCAATGACACGCATCCTTCTCTAGCTATTCCCGAGTTAATGAGAATCCTTATCGATGTTGAGAAACTTTCTTGGAAAGAG gCTTGGGACATTACAACGCGTACGTGTGCTTACACAAATCACACAGTTCTTCCTGAAGCTTTAGAGAGATGGCCCACCAGTATGCTGGAGAGCATTCTTCCAAGACATTTGCAAATCATTTATGAGATAAATCACTTGCATCTTCAAGAGGTCGCAGCCAAATGGCCTGACAATATGGATCGTATTCGCCGCATGTCATTAATAGAAGAAGAAGGCGAGAAGAGAGTTAACATGGCTCATCTGTCGATTGTTGGCAGTCACGTTATAAACGGAGTCGCTCGTCTCCATTCAGAAATTCTCAAAGACAGTGT CTTCCGAGACTTTTACGAATTAACACCGGAGAAATTTCAAAACAAGACGAATGGTATCACGCCAAGAAGATGGCTGCTGCTCTGTAATCCAAATCTGTCCGATATAATTGAAGAA aaaatcggTAGCGAATGGACAGTTCATCTGGAACAATTGGAACAATTAAAGAAGTGGGCGAAAGATCCAGTATTCCAACGTAATGTTGTTAAAGTcaaacaagaaaataaattacggTTAACCCAATTATTAGAGAAAGAATATGGTGTTCGGGTTAATCCAGCATCTATCTTTGATATCCAG GTGAAACGTATACACGAGTACAAGCGGCAATTGTTGAATTGTTTACACGTCATTACTTTGTACAATCGAATAAAAAGGGATCCGTCCGCTCATTTTGTTCCACGAACTGTGATGATAGGCGGTAAGGCAGCACCAGGTTATCATCTGGCAAAGAAGATCATCAAGCTCATTTGCAGCGTCGCTAATGTCGTTAACAACGATCCGATTGTTGGCGACAAACTGAAGTTAATCTTTCTTGAGAATTATCGAGTGACCTTGGCTGAGAAGATCATACCAGCCGCAGATCTGAGCGAACAAATTTCGACTGCTGGCACCGAAGCATCTGGCACCGGCAACATGAAGTTTATG TTGAATGGTGCATTGACGATTGGTACCCTGGATGGTGCAAATGTAGAAATGGCAGAGGAGATGGGTAATGagaacattttcatttttggtATGACAGTAGAGGAAGTAGAAGCTTTGCAAAGAAAAGGCTATAATGCGTATGATTACTATAATAAACTACCGGAAGCCAAACAATGTATCGATCAAATCCAAGGAGGATTCTTCAGCCCAAATAATCCCAATGAATTCCAAGATATCGCTGATGTGCTGCTTAAGTGGGATAGATTCCTACTCTTAGCTGATTACGAGAGTTATATAAACATGCAGGACCATGTTAGCAAAGTCTATCAG GACGAAAGTAAGTGGGTAGAGATGGCTATTCATAATATAGCATCATCGGGGAAATTCTCATCAGATCGCACAATTGCGGAGTACGCCCGTGAGATATGGGGCGTCGAACCGAACTGGCAGAAACTTCCGGATCCGCACGAGCCTCgtgatatttaa
- the LOC105832966 gene encoding reticulon-1-A isoform X4 — protein sequence MKRRNVQRGFVQVLPERGPVAALIYWRDPKKSGIVFGTILGVLLSLAYFSLISVLAYMSLLVLSGTILFRIYKTVLQAVQKTSDGHPFKDILDLDLALPAEKVHEVADVAVAHANAAVGELRRLFLVEDFVDSLKFGVLLWCLTYVGSWFNGMTLIIIGVVALFTLPKVYETNQEQIDQNLALVQAKINEITAKVKAAIPLGKKAEPAKEE from the exons ATGAAACGAAGAAACGTTCAGAGAGGATTTGTGCAAGTCCTTCCAGAGCGTGGTCCCG tgGCAGCTCTGATATATTGGCGCGATCCGAAAAAATCAGGTATCGTGTTCGGCACGATACTAGGTGTGCTCCTGTCATTGGCCTATTTCAGTCTGATCAGCGTGTTGGCTTACATGTCTCTTCTTGTCCTTAGCGGAACTATTCTTTTccgtatttataaaacagtTCTTCAAGCAGTCCAAAAGACTTCGGACGGCCATCCGTTCAA GGATATTCTTGATCTCGATCTGGCATTACCAGCTGAGAAAGTGCACGAAGTCGCAGATGTTGCAGTTGCACACGCTAATGCTGCTGTTGGTGAACTGCGCAGACTTTTCCTCGTTGAAGATTTTGTTGATTCTCTCAAGTTTGGCGTTTTACTATGGTGTCTGACTTACGTAGGTTCTTGGTTCAATGGCATGACTCTCATTATAATCG GAGTGGTTGCTCTTTTTACGCTGCCTAAGGTTTATGAAACGAATCAAGAGCAGATCGATCAAAATCTAGCCTTAGTGCAGGCAAAGATCAACGAAATTACCGCCAA AGTGAAGGCAGCAATTCCTCTTGGTAAGAAGGCCGAACCAGCTAAGGAGGAATAA
- the LOC105832966 gene encoding reticulon-1-A isoform X5 produces MFIEKMAITKEELAALIYWRDPKKSGIVFGTILGVLLSLAYFSLISVLAYMSLLVLSGTILFRIYKTVLQAVQKTSDGHPFKDILDLDLALPAEKVHEVADVAVAHANAAVGELRRLFLVEDFVDSLKFGVLLWCLTYVGSWFNGMTLIIIGVVALFTLPKVYETNQEQIDQNLALVQAKINEITAKVKAAIPLGKKAEPAKEE; encoded by the exons tgGCAGCTCTGATATATTGGCGCGATCCGAAAAAATCAGGTATCGTGTTCGGCACGATACTAGGTGTGCTCCTGTCATTGGCCTATTTCAGTCTGATCAGCGTGTTGGCTTACATGTCTCTTCTTGTCCTTAGCGGAACTATTCTTTTccgtatttataaaacagtTCTTCAAGCAGTCCAAAAGACTTCGGACGGCCATCCGTTCAA GGATATTCTTGATCTCGATCTGGCATTACCAGCTGAGAAAGTGCACGAAGTCGCAGATGTTGCAGTTGCACACGCTAATGCTGCTGTTGGTGAACTGCGCAGACTTTTCCTCGTTGAAGATTTTGTTGATTCTCTCAAGTTTGGCGTTTTACTATGGTGTCTGACTTACGTAGGTTCTTGGTTCAATGGCATGACTCTCATTATAATCG GAGTGGTTGCTCTTTTTACGCTGCCTAAGGTTTATGAAACGAATCAAGAGCAGATCGATCAAAATCTAGCCTTAGTGCAGGCAAAGATCAACGAAATTACCGCCAA AGTGAAGGCAGCAATTCCTCTTGGTAAGAAGGCCGAACCAGCTAAGGAGGAATAA